The window CAACATGACCATTAATGCTTTGGTTTTCGATATGGATGATACCTTATACCAAGAAAAGGATTATGTGAAAAGCGGCTTTAAAGCGATTGATCGTTGGATGAACAAAGAGTTCAAGATCACGGGTTTTTATGAAACAGCACTAGATCTATTTCTCTCAGGAAAAACAAAGCTTATATTCAATGAAACGCTCGAGAAACTAAATATTTTTTATGATAATACGATGATTAAGAATATGGTCGATTACTATCGATCTCATGAACCTGATATTCATTTGTTAGAGGATGCCAAGTGGATTCTTGAGAATTTAAGGGATACTGTTAAAATTGGTTTAATATCGGATGGATATTTAGTTGCTCAGGAAAAGAAAGTTAATGCATTAAAACTTCAAGAAAAATTTCACTCGGTTATTCTCACAGACAGATTGGGCAGAGAGCATTGGAAACCCAGTCATGTTCCCTATGAACAAGCAAGTCGGGAATTACAGCTTCCGCATGATCAGTGTGTTTATATCGGAGATAATATTAATAAAGATTTTATAACAGCCAAGAGACTTGGGTGGATAACAATCCAAATAGATCGAAAAGATGGGTTATACTCAGGGATTGCAGCTGATCAAGAATATAAGGCTCATTTTTCAATCGATAATTTGAGGGATCTATCTGATTTACCTATGCTAAAACATATGTTTGTCTATTAGCGCCGAATGGCGCTTTTTGTGTTTAATTAATCTTGGGAAGGCTGTGAAGGCGGCGTATGACTACACTTAACAATAGAATTTATCTATCCCCTCCACATATGAGCGGGAATGAAATGAGCTATATCCAGGATGCCTTTGCTACGAATTGGATCGCCCCTTTGGGCCCGCATGTGGATGCATTTGAGAAAGAGCTTGCCTCACATGTCGGGGCAAATGCGGCTACAGCAGTCAGTTCAGGGACCGCGGCAATCCATCTGGCATTGCGGCTGATAGGTGTCAATGAAGGGGACAGCGTATTCTGCTCAAGTCTTACCTTCGTGGCCAGCGCAAATCCGATTATTTATTGTGGCGCGAGGCCGGTATTTATTGATTCTGAGCCCGAGACATGGAACATGTCTCCTGGGGCGTTGAAAGCCGCGCTGCAAGATGCTGCTCTAGAGGGGAAATTGCCTAAGGCCGTTATTGTTGTAAATCTCTATGGTCAAAGTGCAAAAATGGACGAAATTATGTCGTTATGTGAATCCTATGATGTCCCCG is drawn from Paenibacillus sp. V4I7 and contains these coding sequences:
- a CDS encoding HAD family hydrolase; this encodes MTINALVFDMDDTLYQEKDYVKSGFKAIDRWMNKEFKITGFYETALDLFLSGKTKLIFNETLEKLNIFYDNTMIKNMVDYYRSHEPDIHLLEDAKWILENLRDTVKIGLISDGYLVAQEKKVNALKLQEKFHSVILTDRLGREHWKPSHVPYEQASRELQLPHDQCVYIGDNINKDFITAKRLGWITIQIDRKDGLYSGIAADQEYKAHFSIDNLRDLSDLPMLKHMFVY